From the genome of Segatella hominis, one region includes:
- a CDS encoding nucleotidyl transferase AbiEii/AbiGii toxin family protein, producing the protein MGKKNYGKSVKTRLLNLMNETGYKYMYLLARYFNERLLYRVSVSQYKDNFLLKGGSLLYAMNGLEARPTVDVDFMADRISRDRDFLAHVFQEILGIVCDEDGVSFDVNSIKLEPITVEKKYPGTRFYFTVHMDTIAYNMSVDIGFGDVVTPYPTTIDFPLLLPDIPSVNIQAYSLETVVAEKFHTMIDRDVLNSRMKDFFDCYQLLTKRDLSDDTLYDAIKATFDNRGLTYNPELQLFTESFATDAARIVRWKAFLKKIQWKETLDFKTVMEVIKERLQPMAERYWGK; encoded by the coding sequence ATGGGAAAGAAAAACTACGGTAAGTCTGTTAAGACCCGCTTGCTCAATCTGATGAATGAGACAGGCTATAAATATATGTATCTCTTGGCAAGATATTTCAACGAGAGGTTGCTTTACAGAGTATCTGTAAGCCAATATAAGGACAATTTTTTGCTGAAAGGTGGCTCTTTGCTTTATGCTATGAACGGACTTGAGGCACGTCCTACAGTAGATGTTGATTTCATGGCAGATAGAATTAGCCGTGATAGGGATTTCCTTGCGCACGTGTTCCAGGAAATTTTGGGCATTGTATGCGATGAGGATGGAGTATCGTTTGATGTTAACAGCATTAAGTTGGAGCCTATAACTGTTGAAAAGAAGTATCCTGGCACAAGATTTTACTTTACGGTCCACATGGATACCATCGCTTACAACATGTCTGTTGACATTGGCTTTGGTGATGTTGTAACTCCATATCCAACAACTATTGACTTCCCATTGCTTTTGCCTGACATTCCATCTGTGAACATACAGGCATATTCCTTGGAGACTGTTGTTGCCGAGAAATTCCATACGATGATAGACCGAGATGTGCTCAACAGTCGCATGAAAGATTTCTTCGACTGTTACCAACTCCTGACAAAGAGAGACTTGTCTGATGACACATTATATGATGCGATTAAGGCGACTTTCGATAATAGAGGGCTTACATACAATCCCGAATTGCAGTTGTTTACAGAAAGTTTTGCGACAGACGCAGCACGTATAGTTCGCTGGAAAGCATTTCTGAAAAAGATTCAATGGAAAGAAACTCTTGATTTCAAGACTGTTATGGAAGTAATAAAGGAAAGGTTGCAGCCTATGGCTGAAAGATATTGGGGAAAGTAG
- a CDS encoding type IV toxin-antitoxin system AbiEi family antitoxin domain-containing protein: MDNIVCKVEALGGTISTTDIPHMAEYKRLLRAKERGDLIKLRQGIYAVPEALLNTMIDVERIVPKGIVCLYNAWAYHQLSTTVPPAFCIAIANKRKVEIPETLPIELYYWKKENLEFGIMEAEISGFHVRITDLERSVCDAVKYRNKLGLDVCAEVIRSYLRKPNRNLTRLQDYAKRLRVFNTLKNYLEIAIE, translated from the coding sequence ATGGACAATATAGTTTGTAAAGTGGAAGCACTAGGAGGCACAATCTCTACTACTGATATTCCTCATATGGCAGAGTATAAGCGATTGTTGAGAGCTAAGGAACGTGGCGACTTGATCAAGTTGCGCCAGGGTATTTATGCTGTTCCAGAAGCCCTGCTGAATACAATGATAGATGTGGAGCGGATTGTCCCTAAAGGTATTGTGTGTCTATACAATGCCTGGGCTTATCATCAGCTTTCGACAACTGTTCCACCAGCTTTTTGCATTGCCATCGCCAATAAAAGGAAAGTAGAGATTCCTGAAACGCTTCCGATAGAATTGTATTATTGGAAGAAGGAGAATCTGGAGTTTGGCATTATGGAAGCAGAAATATCCGGTTTCCATGTTCGCATTACCGACTTGGAGCGAAGTGTTTGTGATGCAGTGAAATACAGAAACAAATTGGGGCTGGATGTTTGTGCGGAAGTGATTCGTTCTTATCTGAGAAAGCCCAATCGCAATCTCACTCGTTTGCAGGATTACGCCAAACGCCTCAGGGTATTCAATACATTGAAAAATTATCTTGAAATAGCAATAGAATAA
- a CDS encoding HU family DNA-binding protein has protein sequence MINYSITMRSVNSNLLEINQAKSRINQAKKEGKNPDQADLNLVKTEKKNAFAVSQYSDVMTIEKFAKHISSHGSVYSRADISAILYMTVDCMREQLLEGKKIRLGDLGDFSILLSSKGAEDADKFTAQNITDVKVLWEPGAEFKNLLADAEFNLVASRSAQAAVIKAIKAGKANVDLNTPTTPDDGSDGGGSNPSGGTPAGGNTEQSGGTSQGTGSNPSGDNKGDTGQDGDGDYELK, from the coding sequence ATGATTAACTACAGCATTACCATGCGCTCAGTGAACAGTAACCTCCTTGAAATCAATCAGGCTAAATCACGTATCAACCAGGCTAAGAAAGAGGGCAAGAACCCCGACCAGGCCGACCTCAACCTGGTGAAGACCGAGAAGAAAAATGCCTTCGCCGTATCTCAGTATTCTGATGTGATGACCATCGAGAAGTTTGCCAAGCACATCTCCAGCCACGGCAGCGTCTATTCTCGCGCAGACATCTCCGCCATCCTCTACATGACCGTGGATTGCATGAGAGAGCAGCTCCTCGAAGGCAAGAAAATCCGCCTCGGCGATCTCGGTGATTTCTCCATCCTCCTCTCATCCAAGGGCGCTGAAGATGCCGACAAGTTCACCGCTCAGAACATCACCGACGTAAAGGTTCTTTGGGAGCCAGGCGCTGAGTTCAAGAACCTCCTTGCCGATGCCGAGTTCAACCTCGTAGCCAGCCGCAGTGCTCAGGCTGCAGTCATCAAGGCCATCAAAGCAGGCAAGGCCAACGTGGACCTCAACACTCCAACTACTCCTGACGACGGTTCTGATGGCGGTGGCTCTAATCCAAGCGGCGGCACTCCTGCAGGAGGTAACACCGAGCAGAGCGGCGGCACCAGCCAAGGCACCGGTTCCAACCCAAGCGGCGACAATAAAGGCGACACTGGACAGGACGGCGATGGTGACTACGAATTGAAGTAG
- a CDS encoding smalltalk protein codes for MKADTWKTILQIAISFLTAIATTLGITSCVG; via the coding sequence ATGAAAGCAGACACTTGGAAGACCATTCTTCAAATCGCCATCAGTTTCTTAACGGCAATTGCAACCACGCTCGGAATAACGAGTTGTGTGGGATAA
- a CDS encoding S8 family serine peptidase, protein MKGWETLVITVGALCSNGNISYFSQTGDKLDVVAPGVDVLSTLPNNETGLKDGTSMACPHVAGLAALILERNPPSYRNTS, encoded by the coding sequence ATAAAGGGGTGGGAAACTTTAGTAATTACTGTTGGCGCACTTTGTTCAAATGGAAATATTTCTTATTTTTCTCAAACCGGAGATAAGCTAGATGTGGTTGCTCCTGGTGTTGATGTGTTGTCTACACTGCCTAATAACGAAACCGGCCTTAAGGATGGTACATCAATGGCCTGTCCACATGTAGCAGGTTTGGCGGCTCTCATTCTTGAACGAAATCCCCCGTCTTACCGTAACACAAGTTAA
- a CDS encoding InlB B-repeat-containing protein: MFAWVHSRNDYGKTKVSTQYLIDNNSMLAAYKTDDAFTKACKSYGSSADVFLTPDDNGSVAPVAPAVPDVLPTDGKFEVKLIANPSIGGSVTGAVRCPAGQSVEISASPAEGYQFNRWSDGNTNASRSVTLNSNTTLTAYFKSDSDTGDQNPSGSLEG; encoded by the coding sequence GTGTTTGCCTGGGTGCACAGCCGCAACGACTACGGCAAGACCAAGGTATCGACCCAATACCTCATCGACAACAACAGCATGTTGGCGGCATACAAGACGGACGATGCGTTCACCAAGGCTTGCAAGAGCTACGGCAGCAGCGCCGATGTGTTCCTCACTCCCGACGATAACGGTTCGGTAGCTCCCGTCGCTCCTGCTGTTCCCGATGTACTCCCTACCGATGGGAAGTTTGAGGTCAAGCTCATCGCCAATCCCTCTATCGGTGGTTCGGTGACCGGTGCCGTTCGCTGCCCTGCCGGTCAGTCGGTGGAGATCAGCGCCTCGCCAGCCGAAGGTTACCAGTTCAACCGATGGAGCGATGGCAACACCAATGCCTCACGTAGCGTAACGCTCAATTCCAACACCACCCTCACTGCCTACTTCAAGTCGGACAGCGACACTGGAGATCAGAATCCCAGTGGTTCATTGGAGGGCTGA
- a CDS encoding transglutaminase domain-containing protein: MKMRKMLQYRLADLDSMLVLLFAFLQPISAQKADDNVHILQCNDRYVFKTDDAGKTIVVNTTDYEYGVTQYSAIVQPCAYYGEFIRLDKAQCKGYAQYKSAIPRNVFYDDTKICYFSYQIPKVGKTLKASFTRTYLNPIYFTTIPLCEANYVEHKKIEVIKPKAFQQFRIKEYNLPAGIEKSTTCNAEGDSVFTYVIHSLPAQLIEPNSPSWGYSAPHLLVLGAFQSLQDMFVWSHQLANVDCSIPNQEEILREIQKGAKNDYDKIANTYAWVQQNIRYLAFEAGISAHQPATPAETIRKRYGDCKAMALLLKTLLKAQGFDARQTDIGTWDVPYSLQENPSIASIDHAICTVFYQGKPYYLDATNPYIPLGYVPDNIQGRMALVEDADSFRMNKLPELAADSCFSSITYQATLESGDDGNYDIKGKLYSKWKGDMKSWILVGIDATAQDEKEKALVAAMGGDERLDKIGDIVMTGNSPRDESLNITAFFMKKGAGQLVDGSVYLDANLDESLFLTPVDTTKRVSDYMISMKVKNVRKVSLSIPKGMHVQELPAPFASHSHWADLSCTFSKQGNRVVMKKEYVIKNRRVALKDIPAWNKMVSEWNDACNQQVVILTK; this comes from the coding sequence ATGAAAATGAGAAAAATGCTCCAATACAGACTTGCTGATTTAGATAGTATGCTGGTATTGCTCTTCGCTTTTTTGCAACCCATCTCGGCTCAAAAAGCTGATGACAATGTGCATATATTGCAATGCAATGATAGATACGTCTTCAAAACTGATGACGCAGGTAAGACTATTGTTGTTAACACTACGGATTATGAGTATGGTGTAACCCAATATTCCGCTATAGTTCAACCATGTGCTTATTACGGAGAATTTATTCGTTTGGACAAGGCACAGTGTAAGGGGTATGCACAATACAAGTCAGCCATCCCTCGTAATGTCTTTTACGATGATACCAAGATTTGCTACTTTAGCTATCAGATTCCAAAGGTTGGCAAGACTCTGAAGGCTTCTTTTACTCGAACCTATCTCAATCCTATTTATTTCACAACTATTCCTTTGTGTGAAGCTAATTATGTAGAGCATAAGAAGATAGAGGTAATCAAGCCAAAAGCCTTCCAGCAGTTTCGGATAAAAGAATATAATCTTCCTGCTGGTATAGAAAAAAGTACTACATGTAATGCAGAGGGAGATTCCGTTTTTACTTATGTGATTCATTCCTTACCTGCACAGCTGATAGAACCTAATTCTCCATCTTGGGGATATAGTGCTCCTCATCTCTTGGTGTTGGGAGCATTCCAAAGTCTGCAAGATATGTTTGTCTGGTCTCATCAGTTGGCTAATGTGGATTGCTCTATTCCTAATCAAGAAGAAATACTAAGAGAGATACAGAAAGGGGCAAAAAACGATTATGACAAGATAGCCAATACTTACGCCTGGGTACAGCAGAATATCAGATATTTGGCTTTTGAGGCAGGCATTTCTGCCCATCAACCGGCAACACCTGCTGAAACTATTCGTAAGCGTTATGGTGATTGCAAGGCCATGGCTCTTTTGCTCAAAACCTTGCTCAAGGCTCAAGGCTTTGATGCTCGTCAAACGGATATAGGGACATGGGATGTACCTTATTCTTTGCAGGAAAATCCTTCTATTGCATCTATTGATCATGCGATATGTACGGTTTTCTATCAGGGAAAGCCATATTATCTGGATGCTACGAATCCATATATTCCTTTAGGCTATGTGCCAGACAATATACAAGGAAGGATGGCTTTGGTAGAAGACGCAGATAGCTTTCGTATGAATAAGTTACCTGAGCTGGCTGCTGATTCTTGCTTTTCTTCTATAACATATCAGGCAACCTTGGAATCTGGGGATGATGGAAACTATGATATAAAGGGAAAATTGTACTCTAAATGGAAGGGCGATATGAAGTCTTGGATACTAGTGGGGATTGACGCTACGGCACAAGATGAAAAAGAGAAGGCCTTGGTGGCAGCGATGGGGGGTGATGAACGATTGGATAAGATTGGGGATATTGTGATGACGGGAAATAGTCCTCGGGATGAGTCTTTGAATATCACTGCTTTTTTTATGAAAAAGGGAGCTGGGCAACTGGTTGACGGTAGTGTTTATTTAGATGCCAATCTCGATGAGAGCCTTTTTCTGACTCCAGTGGATACAACCAAACGGGTTTCCGATTATATGATAAGTATGAAAGTCAAAAATGTGCGTAAGGTCAGTCTCTCTATACCAAAAGGTATGCATGTGCAGGAACTCCCTGCTCCTTTTGCGTCGCATTCCCATTGGGCTGACTTGTCTTGTACGTTTTCCAAACAAGGCAATCGTGTCGTCATGAAAAAGGAATATGTTATCAAGAACAGGCGAGTAGCCTTGAAGGATATTCCGGCATGGAACAAAATGGTTTCCGAATGGAATGATGCCTGCAATCAGCAAGTAGTTATATTAACAAAATAA
- the mobV gene encoding MobV family relaxase has product MERNIPRAAIHVGTDKKSFSSQVGNEAERRGWDEKRYKLKNADIDKNNHYNYSRKRLNFEIVKGEKIVPLGSQSVPLHERLQHRLDELGFKPYMDAKRPHQVSRNSPNCTVGIIFSGDHDVLNRLAFGEQKLNTSDPNADHSKVVLQKGIYDWALDTYRFACEKWGEENVIGFDVHCDETSIHAHVQTVPVEQVKKRGRIGSKYIHKDNPEKVLSTKEWRALPKEERDNYTKSEAAKGVVERVSYAKVWGERAKDKSQYLSQLHTDYYNKVGHKYGLARGFSYDELSEEEKRGRKHKNKMVLEAERQAKVALDKVEKYAVLATIDKKELTIPLLNIKAPVQEAMNAVKKELAIPIPALIGQKAWREERVANIYAAIKALVAAINAERDKQNEGVRKSVNKTYTYYMQNLNKQIEENKSLRAENDALKTENNKVKQRISQLDEKAVERVTTQLVCAKEELASAKSYNTTLMEMYNDLKARWNAIWQEPEMTDAWRRVEARKEKDAKEKARQEAEAKRESMARQNRYIGVLDKFIHEGHEALASFAKTERVNFNEKESASIYYGIIASAVKHNIGLDSKACIDSAAKRFLSDMSWHGITDFKQECITSWTKLFATNEVQFTDNAIDNFLTFVDHMSCSADTYVSLGGSNGCADQLTNWDGTQKVGLGAVQRKKEKGFSL; this is encoded by the coding sequence ATGGAAAGAAACATACCACGTGCCGCCATCCATGTAGGCACAGACAAGAAATCGTTCTCGTCCCAAGTGGGCAACGAGGCGGAACGCAGAGGTTGGGACGAGAAACGTTACAAACTAAAAAACGCGGACATAGACAAGAACAACCATTATAACTACTCACGCAAGAGACTCAACTTTGAGATAGTCAAGGGCGAAAAGATAGTGCCTCTTGGTTCCCAGTCGGTGCCGTTGCATGAACGCTTGCAGCACAGACTTGATGAACTTGGCTTCAAGCCGTATATGGATGCCAAGCGTCCCCACCAAGTTTCAAGGAACAGTCCGAACTGCACTGTCGGCATCATCTTCAGTGGTGACCATGATGTGCTTAACAGGCTTGCCTTTGGTGAACAGAAACTCAACACATCAGATCCAAATGCTGACCACAGCAAAGTTGTATTGCAAAAAGGCATCTATGACTGGGCATTGGACACCTACCGCTTTGCATGTGAGAAATGGGGAGAAGAGAATGTCATCGGCTTTGATGTGCATTGTGACGAGACAAGCATCCATGCCCATGTGCAGACCGTGCCTGTTGAACAAGTAAAGAAACGTGGGCGCATCGGAAGCAAGTACATTCACAAGGATAATCCAGAAAAGGTTCTCTCTACCAAGGAATGGAGAGCACTTCCAAAAGAAGAACGTGACAACTACACAAAATCGGAAGCGGCAAAGGGTGTTGTTGAAAGGGTCTCTTATGCCAAAGTGTGGGGAGAGCGAGCAAAGGACAAATCACAATACCTTTCCCAACTTCATACCGACTATTACAACAAAGTTGGGCATAAGTATGGTTTGGCAAGAGGCTTCTCCTATGATGAACTTTCAGAGGAAGAGAAGCGAGGACGCAAGCATAAGAACAAGATGGTGCTTGAAGCTGAACGTCAGGCGAAAGTCGCTCTTGACAAAGTGGAGAAATATGCAGTGCTTGCCACAATCGACAAGAAGGAGCTGACCATTCCTTTACTCAACATCAAGGCTCCAGTTCAAGAAGCGATGAATGCCGTAAAGAAAGAACTTGCCATCCCTATTCCTGCACTTATAGGACAAAAGGCGTGGCGTGAGGAGCGTGTGGCAAATATCTACGCTGCAATCAAGGCTCTTGTAGCAGCCATTAATGCAGAACGTGACAAGCAGAATGAAGGTGTACGCAAGTCTGTTAACAAGACATACACTTACTATATGCAGAATCTCAATAAGCAGATAGAGGAGAACAAGTCGCTTCGTGCCGAGAATGATGCGCTAAAGACTGAAAACAACAAAGTCAAACAACGCATCTCTCAACTTGACGAGAAGGCTGTGGAGCGAGTGACTACTCAACTTGTCTGTGCGAAGGAAGAACTCGCCAGTGCCAAAAGTTATAATACTACACTTATGGAAATGTACAATGATTTGAAGGCTCGTTGGAATGCCATTTGGCAAGAGCCTGAAATGACAGACGCATGGAGACGAGTGGAAGCACGTAAGGAGAAAGACGCAAAAGAAAAGGCTCGGCAAGAAGCCGAAGCCAAACGTGAAAGCATGGCTCGGCAAAACAGATACATAGGAGTGCTTGACAAGTTCATCCATGAGGGACATGAAGCTTTAGCATCCTTTGCAAAAACAGAAAGAGTCAACTTCAACGAGAAAGAATCGGCTTCCATATACTATGGCATTATTGCATCTGCTGTAAAGCATAATATTGGATTAGACTCTAAAGCCTGTATAGATTCGGCAGCAAAGAGGTTCTTGTCTGATATGTCTTGGCATGGTATTACAGACTTCAAGCAAGAATGTATTACCAGTTGGACAAAACTATTCGCCACAAATGAAGTTCAATTCACAGACAACGCCATTGACAACTTTCTCACTTTTGTTGACCACATGTCATGCAGCGCAGACACATACGTTTCACTTGGTGGCTCAAATGGGTGCGCTGACCAACTTACAAATTGGGACGGAACACAAAAAGTGGGATTGGGAGCTGTTCAAAGAAAAAAGGAAAAAGGTTTCTCGCTATAG
- a CDS encoding DUF6371 domain-containing protein: MNEYRFHLEKYRSGNRYTCPNCERKRCFTRYIDDEGGVSFPDNVGKCDHEHSCGYHYTPKDYFREHPGFLSKDKLPYPTRRNIQPKVVEKPISYIANAIMERSLSHYGINPLYQYLSKVFGEQETERLMKMYHVGTSYKWGGSTIYWQVDKDDKVRTGKVMLYNPKDGHRVKEPRSYVGWAHAFLLLPDFNLCQCFFGEHLLAQHPTMSVAIVESEKTAIIASHFIPNFIWLATGGMHGCLNQIAVKVLGARDIILFPDLGATDKWKSKIPLLQSVCKRVVISNILEDNATDEQKTKGLDIADFLLMTETPQMALQRLIKQHPPLQHLIDCLGLVLVEES, from the coding sequence ATGAACGAGTATAGATTTCACTTGGAGAAATACAGATCGGGTAATCGTTACACATGCCCGAATTGTGAGCGCAAGCGTTGTTTCACAAGATACATAGATGATGAGGGGGGAGTATCCTTCCCTGACAATGTAGGCAAATGCGACCATGAGCATAGTTGTGGGTATCACTATACTCCTAAAGACTATTTCCGTGAGCATCCAGGCTTTCTATCTAAGGACAAATTGCCATATCCGACAAGAAGGAATATCCAACCGAAAGTCGTAGAAAAGCCTATTTCCTATATCGCCAACGCTATTATGGAGCGTTCCTTGTCTCATTACGGAATCAATCCGTTATACCAGTACCTTTCCAAGGTCTTTGGTGAACAAGAGACAGAAAGGCTGATGAAGATGTATCATGTCGGAACATCCTATAAGTGGGGAGGCTCAACCATTTATTGGCAAGTTGACAAGGATGATAAGGTGAGGACTGGCAAGGTCATGCTATATAATCCCAAAGACGGACATCGTGTGAAAGAGCCACGTTCTTATGTTGGATGGGCGCATGCTTTTCTTCTTCTTCCAGATTTCAACTTGTGCCAATGTTTCTTTGGTGAGCATTTGCTGGCACAGCATCCCACAATGTCGGTCGCTATTGTCGAGAGCGAAAAAACTGCCATAATCGCATCACATTTCATCCCCAATTTCATCTGGTTGGCAACTGGAGGTATGCATGGCTGTCTCAACCAAATCGCTGTCAAGGTATTGGGAGCTCGGGACATCATTCTGTTCCCTGACCTTGGAGCAACGGACAAATGGAAATCAAAAATTCCATTGCTGCAATCTGTTTGCAAAAGGGTTGTCATAAGCAACATCTTGGAAGACAATGCCACCGATGAACAAAAGACCAAAGGTCTTGACATTGCAGACTTCCTGCTGATGACGGAAACACCGCAGATGGCGCTACAAAGGCTGATAAAGCAACATCCGCCACTCCAACATCTGATAGACTGTCTTGGGTTGGTGTTGGTGGAAGAGTCATAG
- a CDS encoding DUF3987 domain-containing protein translates to MDALELCNKINMEAESLADSGFPLEVFPQKMQSIIIDMVVHGNFKVDYVAMSMLSAASAALGNTYRIHVKQDWDTNAALYIILVGRPGMGKTPPLQLAYKPIREYERKLFDKFCYELDLYEAACATKESGSKEMKKPILKRVTLDDFTLEALVLEHYNNLRGIAINYDEILGLLANTDRYGKNPMLERLLSIWSGCHLENTRVKNDRPQRVEEPCVNIIGTTQTKRMKELMASKFMDTGFLDRILVVYPKSKKVPHWLDEEDSHVRQSEASRKWADIIGKIFGLDYARCNDTNECCPNILYMDKDAHSLFFGWWNRNVDAINAIEDDEDVETRVMKHNTHVARIALLLQALRYACGESHLQSIDVDSIEGALLLNEYCENCYQRCRAFVAEDTCDSMSKELLYLLEDSFDTKTAIKTGMENLRVTDRTVMNYIKELMKSGLITKAKKGFYEKVKFETGQATET, encoded by the coding sequence ATGGATGCGCTTGAACTCTGCAACAAAATCAACATGGAAGCCGAGTCTTTAGCGGACTCAGGCTTCCCTCTTGAGGTGTTTCCACAAAAAATGCAGTCCATCATCATAGACATGGTGGTGCACGGCAATTTCAAGGTGGATTATGTCGCCATGTCCATGCTGTCGGCAGCATCAGCGGCTCTTGGCAATACCTATCGTATTCACGTTAAGCAGGATTGGGACACGAATGCCGCCCTTTATATCATATTGGTTGGCAGACCTGGCATGGGCAAAACCCCACCATTACAGCTTGCATACAAGCCAATTCGGGAGTATGAACGAAAGCTGTTTGACAAGTTTTGCTATGAACTTGACCTATATGAGGCAGCATGTGCAACAAAGGAAAGCGGAAGCAAGGAAATGAAGAAGCCTATTCTGAAAAGGGTCACATTGGATGACTTTACATTGGAGGCTCTGGTATTGGAGCATTACAACAACTTGCGTGGCATAGCCATCAACTATGATGAAATTCTCGGACTGCTTGCCAATACAGACAGGTATGGGAAAAATCCCATGCTTGAACGCCTACTTTCCATTTGGAGCGGATGCCACTTGGAGAACACACGTGTCAAGAATGACCGCCCACAACGTGTAGAAGAGCCATGTGTCAACATCATCGGTACAACACAGACCAAACGAATGAAGGAACTGATGGCTTCCAAATTCATGGATACAGGTTTTCTTGACCGTATTCTGGTTGTATATCCCAAATCCAAGAAAGTTCCACACTGGCTGGATGAGGAAGACAGCCATGTGCGCCAGAGCGAGGCTTCAAGAAAATGGGCTGACATCATCGGGAAAATCTTTGGACTTGACTATGCAAGGTGTAATGACACAAATGAATGTTGTCCAAATATCCTTTATATGGACAAGGACGCACATTCACTTTTCTTTGGTTGGTGGAACAGAAATGTGGATGCCATCAATGCCATAGAGGACGATGAGGATGTTGAAACGAGGGTGATGAAGCACAATACCCACGTCGCACGCATTGCCTTATTGCTCCAAGCTCTAAGATACGCCTGTGGCGAGAGCCATCTGCAAAGTATTGATGTGGATTCCATAGAAGGAGCATTACTGCTCAATGAATATTGTGAGAATTGTTATCAACGCTGCCGAGCCTTTGTTGCTGAAGACACCTGTGATTCTATGTCCAAGGAGTTGCTGTATCTGTTGGAAGACAGTTTTGACACAAAAACTGCCATTAAAACAGGAATGGAGAATCTGCGTGTTACAGACCGTACTGTGATGAACTATATAAAGGAGCTTATGAAGTCTGGACTAATCACAAAGGCAAAGAAAGGATTTTACGAAAAAGTAAAGTTCGAAACAGGACAGGCAACTGAAACATAA
- a CDS encoding helix-turn-helix domain-containing protein yields the protein MTKELTFNDLPMVVAQLRDEVVGMKQMIISLQSQNKPHKANTHIPMSVEEASAYLKMPMATLYMKLGNGSIPATKPGKRYCLYQDELDKWLETNRKNPVPLTAEEENAAILAGNKRKPKPLNW from the coding sequence ATGACAAAGGAATTAACTTTCAACGACCTTCCAATGGTCGTTGCCCAGCTTCGGGACGAAGTGGTGGGCATGAAGCAGATGATCATCAGTCTGCAATCACAGAACAAGCCACACAAGGCGAACACGCACATACCTATGAGTGTGGAGGAAGCATCGGCATACCTGAAAATGCCGATGGCAACTCTCTACATGAAACTTGGAAACGGCAGCATTCCTGCCACCAAGCCAGGCAAGCGTTACTGCCTTTATCAAGATGAACTTGACAAGTGGCTGGAGACTAACCGCAAGAATCCGGTACCTCTCACAGCAGAGGAGGAGAATGCAGCCATTCTTGCAGGAAACAAGCGCAAGCCGAAACCCTTAAACTGGTAA
- a CDS encoding NUDIX hydrolase N-terminal domain-containing protein, with protein sequence MNKIVQPQWLEWAKELQFIAQGGLTYSKDVFDIERFERIREIAAEMLSLQSGIPIEKVKNLFCNETGFQTPKLDTRAAIFKDDKILLVKEKNGTWSLPGGWVDINQSIKTNTEKEVKEEAGLNVKAIRVIAIQDRNLHNIPPYAYNVCKVFVLCEIESGSFRPNIETDESAYFGLEELPILAKEKNNEEQIKMCFSAYSDKNWQVLFD encoded by the coding sequence ATGAATAAAATAGTACAACCACAATGGCTTGAATGGGCAAAAGAACTACAATTCATTGCCCAAGGGGGATTGACATACTCCAAAGATGTATTTGATATAGAACGCTTTGAACGCATTAGAGAAATTGCAGCAGAAATGCTCAGCCTGCAAAGTGGAATACCCATAGAAAAAGTAAAGAATCTGTTTTGCAATGAAACTGGATTTCAAACTCCTAAATTAGATACACGAGCTGCGATATTCAAAGATGATAAAATATTGCTTGTGAAAGAGAAAAATGGAACTTGGTCTTTGCCCGGTGGTTGGGTCGATATAAATCAGAGTATCAAAACTAATACAGAAAAAGAAGTAAAAGAAGAGGCAGGGTTAAATGTAAAAGCTATCCGGGTAATAGCCATACAGGATAGAAATTTACATAATATTCCCCCATATGCCTACAATGTTTGTAAAGTTTTTGTTCTTTGTGAGATTGAAAGCGGATCTTTCCGACCCAATATTGAAACGGATGAGAGTGCCTATTTCGGATTGGAAGAATTACCTATTCTTGCAAAAGAGAAAAATAACGAAGAACAAATTAAAATGTGCTTTTCTGCTTACTCTGATAAAAACTGGCAAGTATTATTTGACTAA